Proteins from one Camelina sativa cultivar DH55 chromosome 8, Cs, whole genome shotgun sequence genomic window:
- the LOC104709591 gene encoding immune-associated nucleotide-binding protein 8-like — MELLRPARTVILVARSGNGKSATGNSILGRQAFKSKGRASGVTTICELQSSTLPNGQILNVIGLFSLSPSTEFTCREILRCLSLTKEGIDAVLLVFSLRNKLTEEEKSVLLALKILFGSKVLDYVIVVFTNEDALEDNGDTFEEYVNDCPDIKEILEACNDRKVLFENTVKASDIQRAKQVQELLNYVEEIARTNEKPYMDDLSHEIRENETVFQEKQRQILEMKMNQQDMSRMLKDTNES; from the exons ATGGAGTTGCTT AGACCTGCAAGAACCGTGATTTTGGTAGCGCGTTCAGGTAATGGGAAAAGCGCTACAGGGAATAGCATTCTTGGAAGACAAGCCTTCAAGTCGAAAGGTCGTGCATCAGGGGTGACTACAATCTGTGAGCTACAGAGTTCGACGCTACCTAATGGCCAGATCCTTAATGTTATTG GTCTGTTTAGCCTCTCTCCATCAACCGAGTTTACGTGCAGAGAGATTTTACGGTGCTTATCTCTGACCAAAGAAGGGATTGATGCAGTACTATTGGTGTTTTCCTTGAGGAACAAGCTAACAGAAGAGGAGAAATCTGTGCTTTTAGCATTAAAAATCCTATTCGGAAGCAAAGTTTTAGACTATG TGATCGTTGTTTTCACAAATGAAGATGCCCTTGAAGATAACGGTGATACGTTTGAGGAATATGTGAATGACTGTCCTGATATCAAG GAAATTCTCGAGGCCTGCAATGACCGCAAGGTGTTGTTTGAAAACACGGTGAAAGCCTCTGACATTCAGAGAGCTAAGCAAGTTCAAGAGCTCCTAAACTACGTTGAAGAAATCGCAAGGACGAATGAGAAACCGTATATGGACGATTTATCTCACGAGATAAGA GAGAATGAGACTGTTTTTCAAGAAAAGCAGAGGCAGATTTTGGAAATGAAGATGAACCAACAAGACATGTCTCGGATGTTAAAAGATACG AATGagtcatga
- the LOC104707281 gene encoding immune-associated nucleotide-binding protein 8-like — MAFDSSVLNVENEWKPERTLVLLGRTGNGKSATGNSILGKTMFQSKARGKFITKECKLHKSELPNGLTINVIDTPGLFSASSTTDFTIREIVRCLLLAKSGIDAVLLVFSVRNRLTEEEQSTLRTLKILFGSQIVDYIIVVFTNEDALEDGETLDDYLEDCPEFQEILKECDDRKVLFDNRRNASVRKKEKQVQDLLNLVEQISKKNHGESYMADLSLELRENEATIEEKQKQIEAMKGWSSKQEISQMKKEVEKSHNEMLEGIKEKISNQLKDSLRDVKEQLAKAQEAREETEKKMHEIQKLSTDEIRRLREQLNKAERETASLRTELNNKCTVL, encoded by the exons ATGGCGTTTGATTCGTCGGTACTTAATGTGGAGAATGAGTGGAAACCTGAAAGAACTCTAGTCCTACTCGGTCGAACAGGGAATGGTAAAAGCGCAACGGGAAACAGCATCTTAGGTAAAACTATGTTTCAGTCGAAGGCAAGAGGAAAATTCATTACCAAAGAGTGTAAGTTACATAAATCCGAGCTACCAAATGGCCTGACCATCAATGTTATCGATACTCCTG GTCTCTTTAGTGCTTCCTCGACGACAGATTTTACCATCAGAGAAATCGTTAGATGTTTACTTTTAGCTAAAAGCGGTATCGATGCAGTGCTTCTTGTTTTCTCGGTAAGGAACCGGTTAACAGAAGAGGAACAGTCGACGCTTCGCACATTAAAGATCCTTTTCGGAAGTCAAATCGTTGATTATATAATCGTTGTTTTCACCAATGAGGATGCACTTGAAGATGGAGAAACTCTAGATGACTATTTGGAGGATTGCCCTGAGTTTCAG GAAATTCTCAAAGAATGTGATGACCGTAAGGTGTTGTTTGACAATAGGCGTAATGCTTCtgtgaggaagaaagagaagcaagTCCAAGATCTTCTCAACCTCGTCGAACAAATCTCAAAGAAGAACCATGGAGAATCTTATATGGCTGACTTATCACTTGAGCTAAGG GAGAACGAGGCGACGATCGAGGAAAAGCAGAAGCAGATTGAAGCAATGAAGGGTTGGTCTTCAAAACAAGAGATATCTCAAATGAAAAAGGAAGTAGAGAAATCACATAACGAAATGCTCGAGGGGATAAAGGAGAAG ATCTCTAATCAGCTGAAGGATTCATTGAGGGATGTGAAGGAGCAATTAGCTAAGGCACAAGAAGCAAGAGAGGAAACCGAGAAAAAGATGCATGAAATTCAGAAACTATCTACTGATGAGATCAGGAGGCTTAGAGAACAACTTAACAAAGCTGAGAGAGAGACAGCTTCTTTACGCACCGAACTCAACAACAAGTGCACTGTTCTTTAA
- the LOC104707280 gene encoding agamous-like MADS-box protein AGL11 isoform X2: MKYFPFFFNTFFCLMLFPHERNRERKKDHKGLRIRMGRGKIEIKRIENSTNRQVTFCKRRNGLLKKAYELSVLCDAEVALIVFSTRGRLYEYANNNIRSTIERYKKACSDSTNTSTVQEINAAYYQQESAKLRQQIQTIQNSNRNLMGDSLSSLSVKELKQVENRLEKAISRIRSKKHELLLAEIENMQKREIELDNENIYLRTKVAEVERFQQHHHQMVSGSEINAIEALAASRNYFAHSIMTAGSGSGNGGSYSDPDKKILHLG; this comes from the exons atgaaatattttccttttttttttaatactttcttCTGTTTGATGCTCTTTCCCCATgaaagaaatagagagagaaagaaagatcacAAGGGTTTAAGAATTAg GATGGGAAGAGGAAAGATAGAAATAAAGAGGATAGAGAACTCGACGAATCGACAAGTGACGTTTTGCAAAAGAAGAAATGGACTTCTCAAGAAAGCCTATGAGCTTTCAGTCCTTTGCGATGCAGAAGTTGCCCTCATCGTTTTCTCCACTCGTGGCCGACTCTATGAGTATGCCAATAACAA CATAAGATCAACCATTGAGAGGTACAAGAAAGCTTGTTCTGATAGCACCAACACCAGCACTGTCCAAGAAATCAATGCCGcg TACTATCAACAAGAATCTGCAAAGCTGAGGCAACAGATCCAAACGATTCAAAATTCCAAcag GAATCTGATGGGAGACTCTTTGAGTTCCTTAAGTGTCAAGGAACTTAAACAGGTTGAGAATCGCCTTGAGAAAGCTATCTCCAGGATTAGGTCCAAGAAG CATGAGTTGCTTCTAGCTGAAATCGAAAACATGCAGAAAAGA GAGATTGAGCTTGATAATGAGAATATCTATTTACGAACTAAG GTAGCAGAAGTGGAGAGGTTTCAACAACACCATCATCAAATGGTCAGTGGCTCAGAGATTAACGCAATCGAGGCGTTAGCTGCCTCACGCAACTACTTTGCTCATAGCATTATGACTGCTGGTTCTGGATCTGGAAATGGAGGTTCTTACTCTGATCCCGACAAGAAAATTCTTCATCTCGGATAA
- the LOC104707280 gene encoding agamous-like MADS-box protein AGL11 isoform X1 encodes MSSYISLEINEFCKSSVMGRGKIEIKRIENSTNRQVTFCKRRNGLLKKAYELSVLCDAEVALIVFSTRGRLYEYANNNIRSTIERYKKACSDSTNTSTVQEINAAYYQQESAKLRQQIQTIQNSNRNLMGDSLSSLSVKELKQVENRLEKAISRIRSKKHELLLAEIENMQKREIELDNENIYLRTKVAEVERFQQHHHQMVSGSEINAIEALAASRNYFAHSIMTAGSGSGNGGSYSDPDKKILHLG; translated from the exons atGTCTTCATACATCAGTTTAGAGATCAatgaattttgtaaaagttCTGT GATGGGAAGAGGAAAGATAGAAATAAAGAGGATAGAGAACTCGACGAATCGACAAGTGACGTTTTGCAAAAGAAGAAATGGACTTCTCAAGAAAGCCTATGAGCTTTCAGTCCTTTGCGATGCAGAAGTTGCCCTCATCGTTTTCTCCACTCGTGGCCGACTCTATGAGTATGCCAATAACAA CATAAGATCAACCATTGAGAGGTACAAGAAAGCTTGTTCTGATAGCACCAACACCAGCACTGTCCAAGAAATCAATGCCGcg TACTATCAACAAGAATCTGCAAAGCTGAGGCAACAGATCCAAACGATTCAAAATTCCAAcag GAATCTGATGGGAGACTCTTTGAGTTCCTTAAGTGTCAAGGAACTTAAACAGGTTGAGAATCGCCTTGAGAAAGCTATCTCCAGGATTAGGTCCAAGAAG CATGAGTTGCTTCTAGCTGAAATCGAAAACATGCAGAAAAGA GAGATTGAGCTTGATAATGAGAATATCTATTTACGAACTAAG GTAGCAGAAGTGGAGAGGTTTCAACAACACCATCATCAAATGGTCAGTGGCTCAGAGATTAACGCAATCGAGGCGTTAGCTGCCTCACGCAACTACTTTGCTCATAGCATTATGACTGCTGGTTCTGGATCTGGAAATGGAGGTTCTTACTCTGATCCCGACAAGAAAATTCTTCATCTCGGATAA